GTCAAGAATGGGACAAAAAATAAGTCAAATAGTagtttaattgtttttcgGCCTGGCTTGGATGGTACGGGGATCCCAGGGAGGACGAGAGGTCATAAAAAGCAAACCCACATATCGTACATGTCGCCTATATAAGAGTGGGTGGCCCGGCTAATAATGCCGGTCATAAATCAGCCAACGATGGCCGGCATTAAGTGGATGCGCatgataaattaattgttGCCCAGGAGCCAAGTTAAGAACAATCAAAGGGGATTTCAATTGCCCACCCCTAATCTCGGGAGTTCTCCAGGATATCGTGGAAATTTGCCAAGACAAATTGGTTTCGGATTCGGTTTTGCGGACTCGGTTTTGGGGGCTGCTGCACTTAACTTACTGCTTCAAGGCATCAAGTGCATTCGGTGCACCAGGTTAAAATCGtttcttgtatttaaatataagcAAATTTGAGACAAATTTCCTTGAATGGAATTCGAATTTTTCTAACTATGTATcaaaccaatttaaaaacaaaatataaaaaaaaaaaaaaataattttttttcaataaagaATCTTTTtagataaaatgtttaaaaaaaaattatatattttttcgaaagtttaaaaatgtaatataaatattaaggaGAGGTTTTTGGTATACctctgtctttttttttccttaaataTTCAGAACCCTCTTTTAAGCTTAGAAACCTCTCTTCCCACcttttttttcccagtgccatGCCATTAAATCCCACCCTCTCAATTTCCCTCCTTCCTCAGATTGCATGCATGTGGCCTCCGAGGCAGGTGACTACATCTTCAAGAAGCTCAACCCCCTCAGTTCGGCCCTCAATCGGGAGGCAGCTCTGCTCGAACTGGAGGCGGCGGTGGTTCCGGGGGAAGGAACAGGAGGAGGAACAGGAGCAGCCGGTGGAACTGGGACAGCAGATGTCCAGGAACTGCAGCCCGAGGTCTGTGGGCTTTATGTGATTGGGGAGCCAGACACGATTGTCGAGATTACAATGAAACACTACGATGCGAACTGCGAGACAGGAGCCCTAATGGCGGTAAGTGCTCCAAAGTGTCCACTAAATTATGCCCAAGAGTTACCCACTTTCCTCTTCTTCTGGATTAAAACAGTTTGTTGATGGCTGGGAGCTGAATGGCGAGTACTTTCCGGGTATTAAGGATCACCATCGACCGCTGGAGGAGCGTGTTTACGAGTTCTGCAACAATTACAGGCAGTGGTGAGTGCAGATATGATTTGGTATTAGGATCTTAATTTACCTTAATCCCAAATAACTCTTCAGGCCGCGAGTGAGTAACAAGAAGTTCTTCCGTTCGAGTCAGAATGCCGCTTTGCTCCAGTACCGCATTCCCGTGAGAGGCTCCTTTGTGGCCAATGTGCGATTCCACAAGATCACGCAACGTAAGTTGTCACTTTTtagaatataaaatgtttgtaactttattttaaaagtttaatttattaaaagtctataaatcatttataaaggtgtccaaaagtatgcattGAAATAAGAATACCATATGTCTGAGTAAATCGAACGGTctcaaaatatattgttgcatactttagGGCACCTTTATTAAAAATCCCATATTTAAAAACCGTGAATATTCttatacatttttctataCTTTCTTTTACTTGTGATTTTTTAGCCTGTAATATTTTGGTCCAGGAAACGGCTGCCATGTACAAGATGACCAACTTTGGCCAGGCTCGCAACTGCACCATCTCGGCGCTCTTTCCTGCGGTGGTTTCCCTGGCCAGTTTGCGTATAGGCGGCAAGAGTGTGAGGGCCCAGACCAAGGTTAACTACGATGTAATTATAGCCCTTAAATAAaccatatatatttcttataagCCTATTCCCCCAATCAAGTGTCAAATGCCCAGTGATCGATTAGAGATCGGCGGATCCTCGGGTCTGGATCCCATTGGCATGGAGCAGGCCAGTGCCGTGTGTGGAGCCTCCAGTGACTTGGGTCCCGAACAGGCCATCTTCTGTGGCGTGAGCACCGTGAGATTGGTGTCCTCGGGGAGATTCCAGAACCAGGCGGCCATTGTCCTGCGAAAGGCCGATGTGCAGGATATGGAAATTGCCACGCTCATCTGTGCGCTTTAAGCTCTGAAGAGTCGAAGAGTCGTGAAGCCCAAGG
This portion of the Drosophila takahashii strain IR98-3 E-12201 chromosome 3R, DtakHiC1v2, whole genome shotgun sequence genome encodes:
- the LOC108059697 gene encoding corticotropin-releasing factor-binding protein gives rise to the protein MKLVVYLYLSMIVLGVQAWPSVKRSFELFPNPAVPHNVHTVSDCMHVASEAGDYIFKKLNPLSSALNREAALLELEAAVVPGEGTGGGTGAAGGTGTADVQELQPEVCGLYVIGEPDTIVEITMKHYDANCETGALMAFVDGWELNGEYFPGIKDHHRPLEERVYEFCNNYRQWPRVSNKKFFRSSQNAALLQYRIPVRGSFVANVRFHKITQPCNILVQETAAMYKMTNFGQARNCTISALFPAVVSLASLRIGGKSVRAQTKVNYDCQMPSDRLEIGGSSGLDPIGMEQASAVCGASSDLGPEQAIFCGVSTVRLVSSGRFQNQAAIVLRKADVQDMEIATLICAL